From uncultured Desulfobacter sp.:
TAACATAACGCCTCCTGCATGATTAGCACACACGTTGGGTTAAAGTGTTAAAATACTGATAAATCGATTCGGATGTTTGATAATAATTTTTGGCTTATGTTGCGTTTTCGGGGCAACAGTGACCCCCTTGGGTCTCATCCAGAGAAGAAAAGAGTTTATTTGCTGCGATTGCCGGTGATGTGGCCCCCTTTTCCACCTCTTTTTCAATATTTGGCAGCAATTTTTTGACATTGGGGTTTTGATAAAATCGCTCCTTAAGTTCTTCTTCCAAAAGAAACCGCAGCCAGTCAAGGGCCTGTTTTTTTCTTTTGATCTCCAGGTCTCCTGAAACGGTAAGCTTTCTGCGGTGATCTGAAATAATTTCCCATATTTCGTCAATGCCGGTCATTTCAAGAGCACTGCAGGTCACAACAGGGGGTATCCAACTCACAGAAGCTGGACAGATAAGGTTCACGACGGTTTCATAGAGCTTTTTTGCGTTTTGGGCTTTTTCAACATTATCCCCATCCGCCCTGTTAATGGCGATGGCATCCGCCAACTCCAGCACCCCTTTTTTTATCGCCTGGAGTTCATCCCCTGCACCTGCCAACATAAGGACCAAGAAGAAATCGACCATGGAAGCGACCATGGTTTCAGATTGCCCTGCTCCTACGGTTTCAATAATAATTACGTCAAATCCGGCAGCTTCGCAAAGAAGCATGGTTTCACGGGTTTTCCCGGCAACACCTCCCAACGTTTCTCCGGAAGGAGACGGTCGAATAAATGCTTTTTCCTCAACAGAAAGTTTTTCCATGCGTGTCTTGTCCGCCATGATGCTCCCGCCGCTTCTTGAGCTGCTGGGATCCACGGCAAGAACAGCCACGTGATGCCCTTTTTGCATAAGCTTCATGCCGAGGGCTTCTATAAAGGTGCTTTTCCCTACACCTGGAATGCCTGTTATTCCGATACGCATGGCCTTGCCTGTAAAGGGAAGAATCCGGTCAATAATGGCCCGGGACAGATTCCGATGGGCGGGAAGCGTACTTTCAATCAAGGTGATGGCCTTTGCAAGCATCCTTCGGTTCTGCTCCAGCACACCCTGAACATAGTATTGGGGATCATGGGATATCATCATGGGTTAATCCTTATTTTGAATTTTTAGCTTCGGCCATTTTGGGGTGGGCC
This genomic window contains:
- the meaB gene encoding methylmalonyl Co-A mutase-associated GTPase MeaB translates to MMISHDPQYYVQGVLEQNRRMLAKAITLIESTLPAHRNLSRAIIDRILPFTGKAMRIGITGIPGVGKSTFIEALGMKLMQKGHHVAVLAVDPSSSRSGGSIMADKTRMEKLSVEEKAFIRPSPSGETLGGVAGKTRETMLLCEAAGFDVIIIETVGAGQSETMVASMVDFFLVLMLAGAGDELQAIKKGVLELADAIAINRADGDNVEKAQNAKKLYETVVNLICPASVSWIPPVVTCSALEMTGIDEIWEIISDHRRKLTVSGDLEIKRKKQALDWLRFLLEEELKERFYQNPNVKKLLPNIEKEVEKGATSPAIAANKLFSSLDETQGGHCCPENAT